One genomic window of Tenacibaculum tangerinum includes the following:
- the rpsE gene encoding 30S ribosomal protein S5, producing the protein MMLGYKNVERVKPSGLELVDKLVGVQRVTKVTKGGRAFGFSAIVVVGDGNGVVGHGLGKSKDVSSAIAKAVEDAKKNLVRIPILEGTLPHEQKGKFGGAKVFIKPASHGTGVIAGGAVRLVLEAVGIKDVLSKSQGSSNPHNVVKATFDALLQLRSAATIAKQRGISLEKVFNG; encoded by the coding sequence ATTATGTTAGGATATAAAAACGTAGAAAGAGTAAAACCAAGCGGATTAGAGCTTGTAGATAAATTAGTAGGTGTACAACGTGTTACCAAAGTAACTAAAGGGGGTAGAGCATTCGGTTTCTCTGCAATCGTAGTAGTTGGAGATGGTAACGGTGTTGTAGGTCACGGATTAGGAAAGTCTAAAGATGTTTCTTCAGCAATTGCAAAAGCAGTAGAAGACGCAAAGAAAAATTTAGTACGTATTCCAATCTTAGAAGGAACATTACCACACGAACAAAAAGGTAAATTTGGTGGAGCGAAAGTATTCATCAAGCCAGCTTCACACGGTACCGGGGTTATTGCCGGGGGTGCTGTACGTTTAGTATTAGAAGCTGTTGGTATTAAAGACGTATTATCAAAATCTCAAGGATCATCAAATCCTCACAACGTAGTAAAAGCAACTTTTGATGCGTTATTACAATTACGTAGTGCAGCAACTATTGCTAAGCAAAGAGGTATATCTTTAGAGAAAGTTTTTAACGGTTAA
- the rplQ gene encoding 50S ribosomal protein L17: MRHGKKFNHLGRKTAHRKAMLSNMACSLIEHKRINTTEAKAKALRKFVEPLITKSKDDTTHNRRVVFSYLRSKEAVTELFKEISVKVADRPGGYVRIIKLGNRQGDNAPMAMVELVDYNELYNPKGNKAKKSTRRSRRGGAKKTEAAAVETQTSQEEE, from the coding sequence ATGAGACACGGAAAAAAATTTAATCATTTAGGGAGAAAAACAGCGCACAGAAAAGCGATGTTATCTAACATGGCTTGTTCTTTAATCGAGCACAAGCGAATTAATACTACTGAGGCTAAAGCGAAAGCTTTGCGTAAGTTTGTAGAGCCTTTAATTACAAAATCTAAAGACGATACAACCCACAACCGTCGTGTAGTATTTAGTTACTTACGTAGCAAAGAAGCTGTTACAGAATTATTTAAAGAGATTTCTGTAAAAGTAGCAGACAGACCAGGAGGATATGTACGTATCATCAAATTAGGAAACCGTCAAGGAGACAACGCTCCAATGGCAATGGTAGAATTAGTTGATTACAACGAGTTATACAATCCGAAAGGAAACAAAGCTAAAAAGAGTACTCGCCGTAGCCGTCGTGGTGGAGCGAAGAAAACTGAAGCAGCAGCTGTTGAAACTCAAACTTCACAAGAAGAAGAATAA
- a CDS encoding DNA-directed RNA polymerase subunit alpha, whose protein sequence is MAILNFQKPDKVIMIESTDFSGRFEFRPLEPGFGLTVGNALRRVLLSSLEGFAITSLRIDGVDHEFSTIEGVVEDVTEIILNLKQVRFKKQIEESDRETVSIAVSGQEQLTAGDLQKFISGFQVLNPDLVICNMDKSVKLNAEITIEKGRGFVPAEENKRAGAPLGTIFTDSIYTPIKNVKYAVENFRVEQKTDYEKLVFDIDTDGSINPKDALTEAAKILIHHFMLFSDERITLEADEIAQTETYDEESLHMRQLLKTKLVDMDLSVRALNCLKAAEVDTLGDLVSFNKSDLMKFRNFGKKSLTELDELVANKGLSFGMDLSKYKLDKD, encoded by the coding sequence ATGGCAATTTTAAATTTTCAAAAGCCTGATAAAGTAATAATGATTGAATCTACTGATTTTTCAGGAAGATTCGAATTCAGACCTCTTGAACCAGGTTTTGGATTAACCGTAGGGAACGCCTTACGAAGAGTATTATTATCTTCTTTAGAAGGATTTGCAATTACATCATTACGTATCGACGGGGTTGATCATGAATTTTCAACAATCGAGGGTGTTGTAGAAGATGTAACAGAAATCATCTTAAACTTAAAACAAGTACGTTTTAAGAAACAAATAGAAGAATCTGATAGAGAAACAGTTTCTATAGCAGTATCAGGACAAGAGCAATTAACAGCTGGTGACTTGCAAAAGTTTATCTCAGGTTTTCAAGTGCTAAATCCAGATTTAGTAATTTGTAACATGGATAAATCAGTAAAGTTGAATGCTGAAATTACCATTGAAAAAGGTAGAGGTTTTGTACCAGCAGAAGAAAATAAAAGAGCTGGTGCACCTTTAGGAACCATTTTTACAGATTCTATTTACACTCCTATAAAGAATGTAAAATACGCTGTTGAAAATTTCCGTGTAGAGCAAAAGACCGATTACGAAAAATTAGTTTTCGATATCGATACTGACGGTTCTATCAACCCAAAAGATGCCTTAACAGAAGCAGCTAAGATTTTAATCCACCACTTTATGTTATTCTCTGACGAGCGTATCACTTTAGAAGCAGATGAAATCGCACAAACTGAAACATACGATGAAGAATCATTACACATGCGTCAGTTATTAAAGACGAAATTAGTTGATATGGATTTATCAGTTCGTGCTTTAAACTGTTTAAAAGCTGCAGAAGTAGATACTTTAGGAGACTTAGTATCATTTAACAAAAGCGATTTAATGAAGTTTAGAAACTTTGGTAAAAAATCATTAACTGAATTAGATGAGTTAGTGGCTAACAAAGGACTAAGTTTTGGAATGGATTTAAGTAAATACAAATTAGATAAAGATTAA
- the rpmD gene encoding 50S ribosomal protein L30: MSKIRVTQVKSQIGRLKNQKRTLEALGLRKMNQTVEHEASATILGMVSKVSHLVSVEEIK; encoded by the coding sequence ATGAGTAAAATTAGAGTTACACAAGTAAAAAGTCAAATCGGTCGCCTTAAAAATCAAAAAAGAACGTTAGAGGCGTTAGGTTTACGTAAGATGAACCAAACTGTAGAACATGAAGCATCAGCTACAATTTTGGGTATGGTAAGTAAAGTTTCACACTTAGTTTCTGTAGAAGAAATTAAATAA
- the rplX gene encoding 50S ribosomal protein L24: MKKFKIKSGDTVKVIAGDHKGSEGKVLQILKDKDRVVVEGVNMVSKHTKPSATNPQGGIVKKEAPLHISNVALTENGEAVRVGYKMEGDKKVRVSKKSDKAI; the protein is encoded by the coding sequence ATGAAAAAATTTAAAATTAAATCAGGAGATACTGTTAAAGTTATAGCAGGAGATCACAAAGGATCTGAAGGAAAAGTGTTACAAATTCTTAAAGATAAGGATAGAGTAGTAGTAGAAGGTGTAAACATGGTGTCTAAACACACTAAACCAAGCGCTACAAATCCACAAGGAGGAATTGTAAAGAAAGAAGCACCATTACACATATCAAACGTAGCTTTAACCGAAAATGGAGAAGCAGTAAGAGTTGGATATAAAATGGAAGGAGATAAAAAAGTAAGAGTGTCAAAAAAATCAGATAAAGCAATATAA
- the rplE gene encoding 50S ribosomal protein L5, with product MSYVPRLKEEYKSRVIKALTDEFGYSNVMQVPKLQKIVVSKGVGAAIADKKLIEYAIDELTTITGQKAVSTISKKDVANFKLRKGMPIGAKVTLRGDKMYEFLDRLVTASLPRVRDFNGIKANGFDGRGNYNLGITEQIIYPEINIDQVKKISGMDITFVTSASTDKEAKSLLGELGLPFKKN from the coding sequence ATGAGTTACGTACCAAGATTAAAAGAAGAGTACAAGAGCAGAGTTATCAAAGCTCTTACTGATGAGTTTGGTTATAGCAATGTAATGCAAGTACCTAAATTACAAAAAATCGTTGTAAGCAAAGGGGTAGGCGCAGCTATAGCAGATAAGAAGTTAATAGAATATGCAATTGATGAGTTAACAACAATTACAGGTCAAAAAGCAGTATCTACCATTTCTAAAAAAGACGTTGCAAACTTCAAATTACGTAAAGGAATGCCAATCGGAGCAAAAGTTACGTTAAGAGGAGATAAAATGTACGAATTTTTAGATAGATTGGTAACTGCCTCTTTGCCACGTGTAAGAGACTTTAACGGAATCAAAGCAAATGGTTTTGATGGTAGAGGTAATTACAACTTAGGTATTACCGAACAAATCATCTACCCAGAGATTAATATTGACCAAGTGAAAAAAATTAGTGGTATGGATATTACATTTGTAACATCTGCTAGCACTGATAAAGAAGCAAAGTCATTATTAGGAGAATTAGGATTACCATTTAAAAAGAATTAA
- the rplN gene encoding 50S ribosomal protein L14: MLQTESRLKVADNTGAKEVLVIRVLGGTKKRYASVGDKIVVSVKSATPNGTVKKGQVSRAVVVRTKKEVRRKDGSYIRFDDNACVLLNPAEEMRGTRVFGPVARELREKQFMKIVSLAPEVL; encoded by the coding sequence ATGTTACAGACAGAATCAAGATTAAAAGTCGCAGATAACACTGGAGCAAAAGAAGTTTTAGTGATAAGAGTTTTAGGAGGAACAAAAAAGCGTTACGCTAGCGTTGGAGATAAAATCGTAGTATCGGTAAAATCTGCAACTCCAAACGGAACTGTAAAGAAAGGTCAAGTATCTCGTGCAGTTGTTGTTCGTACTAAGAAAGAAGTTAGACGTAAAGACGGATCGTATATCAGATTTGATGATAATGCTTGTGTACTTTTAAATCCTGCAGAGGAAATGAGAGGAACTCGTGTATTCGGACCTGTGGCTCGTGAATTACGTGAGAAACAATTTATGAAAATAGTATCATTAGCACCTGAGGTGTTATAA
- the rpsD gene encoding 30S ribosomal protein S4 yields MARYTGPKTKIARKFGEAIFGDDKNFEKRNYPPGQHGVGKRRGKKSEYAVQLMEKQKAKYTYGILERQFRNLFKKASASQGVTGEILLQLCESRLDNVVYRLGIANSRRAARQLVSHRHITVNGDIVNIPSYSLREGDVVAVREKSKSLEAIENALAANSSVYEWLTWNSDQKSGTFIKVPERLQIPENIKEQLIVELYSK; encoded by the coding sequence ATGGCAAGATATACAGGACCAAAAACTAAAATTGCTCGTAAGTTTGGCGAAGCAATCTTCGGAGACGACAAGAACTTCGAAAAAAGAAATTACCCTCCAGGACAACACGGAGTAGGTAAGAGAAGAGGTAAAAAATCTGAATACGCAGTTCAGTTAATGGAAAAGCAAAAAGCAAAATACACTTATGGTATTTTAGAGCGTCAGTTCCGTAACCTTTTCAAAAAAGCATCAGCTTCTCAAGGAGTAACAGGTGAAATCTTATTACAATTATGTGAATCTCGTTTAGATAACGTAGTATACCGTTTAGGTATTGCGAATTCACGTAGAGCTGCACGTCAGTTAGTATCTCACCGTCACATCACTGTGAATGGAGATATCGTAAATATTCCATCTTATAGTTTAAGAGAAGGAGATGTAGTAGCAGTAAGAGAAAAGTCGAAGTCGTTAGAAGCTATTGAAAATGCATTAGCTGCAAACAGCAGTGTATACGAGTGGTTAACTTGGAATTCAGATCAGAAATCAGGAACTTTTATAAAAGTACCAGAAAGATTACAAATTCCTGAGAATATTAAAGAGCAGTTAATCGTAGAATTATACTCTAAATAA
- the rplR gene encoding 50S ribosomal protein L18, with amino-acid sequence MALSKLERRQRIKHRIRKIVTGTAEKPRLSVFRSNKEIYAQLIDDVAGVTLAAASSRDKEITSSSKAEAATAVGKAIAEKAAKAGVDTVAFDRNGYLYHGRVKVLADAAREAGLKF; translated from the coding sequence ATGGCATTATCAAAGCTTGAAAGAAGACAACGAATTAAGCATAGAATTAGAAAAATAGTTACAGGTACAGCTGAAAAACCAAGATTATCAGTTTTTAGAAGTAACAAAGAAATCTATGCTCAGTTAATTGATGACGTTGCTGGTGTAACATTAGCAGCTGCATCATCAAGAGATAAAGAAATTACATCAAGTTCTAAAGCAGAAGCAGCTACAGCAGTAGGAAAAGCAATTGCTGAAAAAGCAGCTAAAGCAGGTGTAGATACTGTTGCTTTCGATCGTAACGGGTATTTATACCACGGTAGAGTGAAAGTATTGGCAGACGCTGCAAGAGAAGCTGGTTTAAAATTTTAA
- the secY gene encoding preprotein translocase subunit SecY, producing MNFINTLKDIWKIEELKEKLLLTLGLIAVYRFMAAVPLPGIDPTQLSALKDSTDGGLLGLLNAFTGGAFARASVMALGIMPYISASIVVQLMGIAVPYLQKLQKDGESGRKKITQITRWLTIAITLFQAPTYIGVIQNQMGLPQEAFLVTGATFWISSIILLSAGTIFAMWLGERITDKGVGNGISLLITVGIIANFPAAFIQELVSKQTAGAGGIMMILIELIVWFVVILLTVLLVTAVRKVAVQYARRTAVTNIKDVDGARQYIPLKLNAAGVMPIIFAQAIMFLPIALGQKYPAFNSLTDMNGLWYNVIFALLIIVFSYFYTAITIPTNKMAEDLKRSNGFVPGYKPGEETANYLDSVLSKITLPGSIFLAALSILPAIIVKFGVTQNWAMFYGGTSLIIMVGVAIDTIQQINSYLLNSRYDGLMKTGNSNRKSLK from the coding sequence ATGAATTTTATAAATACTTTAAAAGACATTTGGAAGATTGAAGAGTTAAAAGAAAAATTACTTTTAACCCTAGGTTTAATCGCTGTATACCGCTTTATGGCTGCAGTTCCTTTACCAGGAATTGACCCTACACAGTTATCGGCATTAAAAGACAGTACTGACGGTGGGCTTTTAGGTTTATTAAACGCATTTACAGGTGGGGCATTTGCTAGAGCGTCGGTAATGGCACTTGGTATAATGCCTTATATTTCTGCATCAATTGTAGTTCAATTAATGGGTATTGCGGTACCTTATTTGCAAAAATTACAAAAAGATGGAGAAAGTGGACGTAAGAAGATTACGCAAATAACAAGATGGCTTACGATTGCTATAACCTTGTTTCAAGCACCAACCTATATTGGAGTAATTCAAAATCAAATGGGTTTACCGCAAGAAGCATTCTTAGTAACAGGAGCAACATTTTGGATATCATCTATCATTCTTTTAAGTGCAGGAACAATTTTTGCCATGTGGTTAGGAGAGCGTATTACTGATAAAGGAGTTGGTAATGGAATATCATTATTAATTACTGTTGGTATTATTGCAAACTTTCCAGCAGCATTTATTCAAGAATTAGTTTCTAAGCAAACTGCTGGTGCTGGAGGAATTATGATGATTTTAATCGAATTAATAGTTTGGTTTGTAGTAATCTTGTTAACCGTATTATTAGTTACCGCAGTACGTAAAGTTGCTGTTCAATATGCACGTCGTACAGCCGTTACAAACATTAAAGATGTTGATGGTGCACGCCAGTACATTCCATTAAAATTGAATGCAGCAGGTGTAATGCCAATTATCTTTGCACAAGCTATTATGTTTTTACCAATAGCATTAGGGCAAAAATATCCAGCATTTAATAGTTTAACTGATATGAACGGTTTATGGTACAATGTAATATTTGCGTTACTAATCATTGTATTTAGTTACTTCTACACAGCGATTACGATTCCAACGAATAAAATGGCTGAGGACTTAAAAAGAAGTAATGGTTTTGTTCCAGGATATAAGCCAGGTGAAGAAACAGCCAATTATTTAGATTCAGTATTGTCAAAAATTACACTACCAGGATCTATATTTTTAGCAGCGTTATCTATTTTACCAGCTATTATTGTAAAGTTTGGGGTAACTCAAAACTGGGCAATGTTTTATGGAGGAACATCATTGATTATTATGGTAGGAGTTGCTATAGATACCATTCAGCAAATTAATTCGTACTTATTAAATAGTCGTTACGACGGTTTGATGAAAACAGGTAACAGTAATAGAAAATCATTAAAATAA
- the ykgO gene encoding type B 50S ribosomal protein L36: MKVRASIKKRSAECKIVRRKGRLYVINKKNPRFKQRQG; encoded by the coding sequence ATGAAAGTAAGAGCATCAATTAAGAAAAGAAGTGCCGAGTGCAAAATAGTACGCAGAAAAGGCAGATTATACGTAATAAATAAGAAAAATCCTAGATTTAAACAACGACAAGGATAA
- the infA gene encoding translation initiation factor IF-1: MAKQPAIQQDGTITEALSNAMFRVELENGHIVTAHISGKMRMHYIKLLPGDKVKLEMSPYDLSKARITYRY; encoded by the coding sequence ATGGCTAAACAACCAGCAATTCAACAAGACGGAACTATAACAGAAGCATTATCAAATGCAATGTTTCGAGTAGAATTAGAGAACGGACATATTGTTACGGCTCACATTTCAGGAAAAATGCGTATGCATTACATCAAACTATTACCAGGAGATAAGGTAAAGTTAGAAATGAGTCCGTATGATTTATCAAAGGCAAGAATTACTTACAGATACTAA
- the rplF gene encoding 50S ribosomal protein L6 → MSRIGKNPIALPQGVEVKVNDNVVTVKGKLGELTQEIKSGITVKVEDGTITLERPSESKDHRAAHGLYRALINNMVEGVSKGFTKELELVGVGYRASNQGQKLDLALGFSHNIILDLAPEVKVETVSEKGKNPIVKLTSFDKQLVGQVAAKIRSFRKPEPYKGKGIKFVGEVLRRKAGKSA, encoded by the coding sequence ATGAGTAGAATAGGAAAAAATCCAATCGCATTGCCACAAGGTGTTGAAGTAAAAGTAAACGACAATGTGGTTACAGTAAAAGGTAAATTAGGAGAGTTAACTCAAGAAATTAAATCTGGAATTACTGTAAAAGTTGAAGATGGTACGATCACTTTAGAAAGACCATCAGAAAGTAAAGATCATAGAGCTGCACACGGTTTGTATCGTGCTTTAATCAATAACATGGTTGAAGGTGTAAGTAAAGGTTTTACTAAAGAGTTAGAGTTAGTAGGTGTTGGTTATAGAGCATCTAACCAAGGACAAAAATTAGATTTAGCCTTAGGTTTCTCTCATAACATTATTTTAGATTTAGCTCCAGAAGTTAAGGTTGAAACCGTATCTGAAAAAGGTAAGAATCCAATCGTAAAGTTAACTTCATTTGACAAACAATTAGTAGGTCAAGTTGCAGCAAAAATTCGTTCATTCCGTAAGCCAGAACCTTACAAAGGAAAAGGAATTAAGTTTGTAGGAGAAGTATTAAGAAGAAAAGCAGGTAAATCTGCATAA
- the rpsN gene encoding 30S ribosomal protein S14 — MAKESMKARERKRAKTVAKYAEKRKALKEAGDYEALQKLPKNASPVRLHNRCKLTGRPKGYMRQFGISRVTFREMANQGLIPGVKKASW; from the coding sequence ATGGCTAAAGAATCAATGAAAGCGCGTGAGCGCAAAAGAGCTAAAACGGTTGCTAAGTACGCTGAAAAGAGAAAAGCTTTAAAAGAAGCTGGAGACTATGAAGCATTACAAAAGTTACCAAAAAACGCATCACCAGTTAGATTACACAATCGTTGTAAATTAACTGGACGTCCAAAAGGATATATGCGTCAGTTCGGAATTTCACGTGTTACTTTCCGTGAAATGGCTAACCAAGGATTAATTCCAGGAGTAAAGAAAGCAAGCTGGTAA
- the carA gene encoding glutamine-hydrolyzing carbamoyl-phosphate synthase small subunit, translating to MKYQTRKKALVLLADGTIFYGKSIGIEGTATGEICFNTGMTGYQEIFTDPSYFGQLMVTTNAHIGNYGVNDEEVESDGIKISGLICRNFSFTHSRVDSDGNLFDWFKEHNLVAISDVDTRALVSYIRDNGAMNAIISTEVDKIEDLKKQLADIPNMEGLELASKVSTKEPYFVGDENAPIKISALDIGIKKNILRNLVKRGAYIKVYPYNASFEQMSDFNPDGYFISNGPGDPEPLEEAQNTAKEIIKRNLPLFGICLGHQVIALANGISTYKMHNGHRGINHPVKNLLTGKGEITSQNHGFAINREETEAHPDVEITHVHLNDNTVAGIRMKSKNVFSVQYHPEASPGPHDAEYLFDQFIENIKKAKVEA from the coding sequence ATGAAATATCAAACGCGTAAAAAAGCATTAGTTCTATTAGCAGACGGAACTATTTTCTATGGTAAATCAATTGGAATAGAAGGAACCGCAACAGGAGAAATTTGTTTTAATACAGGTATGACAGGATACCAAGAAATTTTTACCGACCCATCATACTTTGGTCAGTTAATGGTAACCACCAATGCACATATTGGTAACTATGGGGTAAATGACGAAGAAGTAGAATCAGACGGAATAAAAATTTCAGGATTAATCTGTCGTAACTTTAGCTTTACACATTCTCGTGTAGACTCTGATGGGAATTTATTCGATTGGTTTAAAGAGCACAATTTGGTGGCCATTTCTGATGTCGATACCCGTGCTCTAGTATCGTATATTAGAGATAATGGAGCCATGAACGCCATTATTTCTACTGAAGTAGATAAGATAGAAGATTTAAAAAAACAGCTAGCCGATATACCAAATATGGAAGGTTTAGAGTTGGCTTCAAAAGTATCGACAAAAGAACCTTATTTTGTGGGTGATGAAAATGCCCCAATCAAAATATCAGCTTTAGATATAGGAATCAAGAAAAATATCTTGCGAAATTTAGTAAAGAGAGGTGCTTATATAAAAGTGTACCCATACAATGCAAGTTTTGAGCAAATGAGCGATTTCAATCCAGACGGATATTTTATTTCTAACGGACCTGGAGATCCAGAACCTCTAGAAGAAGCCCAAAATACAGCAAAAGAAATTATTAAAAGAAACTTACCGTTATTCGGAATTTGTCTAGGACATCAGGTAATAGCCTTGGCAAATGGTATTTCTACCTATAAAATGCATAACGGACATCGTGGAATTAACCACCCTGTAAAAAACTTATTGACAGGAAAAGGAGAAATCACTTCTCAAAACCATGGATTTGCTATTAACAGAGAGGAAACAGAAGCGCATCCAGATGTTGAAATTACACACGTGCATTTGAACGATAATACGGTTGCAGGTATTAGAATGAAATCTAAAAATGTATTTTCTGTACAGTATCATCCCGAAGCAAGTCCAGGACCACACGATGCAGAATACCTATTTGATCAATTCATAGAAAACATTAAAAAAGCGAAGGTTGAAGCGTAA
- the rplO gene encoding 50S ribosomal protein L15 produces the protein MSLHNLKPAAGSTKSGKRIARGEGSGHGGTSTRGHKGAKSRSGYSRKIGFEGGQMPLQRRVPKFGFTNINRKEYVGVNLDKLQALVDNGKITDTVNLDVLVENRLARKNDLVKILGGGELKAKLNITVHKFTASAKAAIEAAGGEAVTL, from the coding sequence ATGAGTTTACATAACTTAAAACCAGCAGCAGGATCTACAAAAAGCGGTAAAAGAATCGCTCGTGGAGAAGGTTCTGGTCACGGAGGTACCTCTACAAGAGGACACAAGGGAGCTAAATCTCGTTCTGGTTATTCTCGTAAAATAGGATTTGAAGGAGGACAAATGCCACTTCAAAGACGTGTACCTAAATTCGGTTTCACTAACATTAATCGTAAAGAATATGTTGGCGTGAATTTAGATAAGTTACAAGCATTAGTAGATAACGGAAAAATAACAGATACAGTTAATTTAGATGTTTTAGTAGAAAACAGATTGGCTCGTAAAAACGACCTAGTAAAAATATTAGGTGGTGGAGAGTTAAAAGCTAAATTAAATATAACTGTACACAAATTTACAGCATCAGCAAAAGCAGCTATTGAAGCAGCTGGAGGTGAAGCAGTAACATTATAA
- the rpsK gene encoding 30S ribosomal protein S11 has translation MAKSKVTKKRKVVIESVGEAHVTASFNNIIISLTNKKGDVISWSSAGKMGFRGSKKNTPYAAQLAAEDCANVAKEAGLRKVKVYVKGPGNGRESAIRSIHNSGIEVTEIIDVTPIPHNGCRPPKRRRV, from the coding sequence ATGGCAAAGTCTAAAGTAACAAAAAAACGTAAAGTTGTAATAGAATCAGTTGGTGAAGCTCACGTAACTGCCTCTTTCAACAATATTATTATTTCTTTAACAAACAAAAAAGGTGACGTAATTTCTTGGTCATCTGCAGGAAAAATGGGCTTTAGAGGTTCTAAAAAGAACACTCCTTACGCAGCTCAATTAGCAGCAGAAGATTGTGCAAACGTTGCTAAAGAAGCAGGTTTACGTAAAGTAAAAGTGTATGTTAAAGGACCAGGGAACGGTAGAGAATCTGCAATCAGATCTATCCACAATTCAGGTATTGAGGTAACAGAAATCATTGATGTTACTCCTATTCCTCACAACGGATGTCGTCCACCTAAAAGAAGAAGAGTATAA
- the rpsH gene encoding 30S ribosomal protein S8, with protein sequence MYTDPIADFLTRVRNAIAANHRVVEVPASKLKKEMTKILFDQGYILSYQFNEDKVQGTIKIALKYDRDTKESVIRKIQRISTPGLRRYVGAKEMPRVLNGLGIAIVSTSKGVMTNKKARQENVGGEVLCYVY encoded by the coding sequence ATGTATACAGATCCAATCGCGGATTTTCTTACTCGAGTGAGAAATGCTATTGCAGCAAATCACAGAGTAGTTGAAGTTCCTGCTTCAAAATTGAAGAAGGAAATGACGAAGATTTTGTTCGATCAAGGTTACATTTTAAGTTATCAGTTCAATGAAGATAAAGTTCAAGGAACTATTAAGATAGCGTTAAAATACGATCGTGATACGAAAGAATCAGTAATCAGAAAAATTCAAAGAATTTCAACACCAGGTTTACGTAGATACGTTGGCGCTAAAGAAATGCCAAGAGTATTAAACGGATTAGGTATTGCAATTGTTTCTACATCGAAAGGTGTAATGACAAACAAAAAAGCAAGACAAGAGAACGTTGGTGGAGAAGTATTGTGTTACGTTTACTAA
- the rpsQ gene encoding 30S ribosomal protein S17 produces MEKRNLRKERIGVVSSNKMEKSIVVSEVKRVKHPMYGKFVLKTKKYVAHDENNDCNEGDTVRIMETRPMSKSKRWRLVEILERAK; encoded by the coding sequence ATGGAAAAAAGAAATCTTAGAAAAGAGAGAATCGGTGTAGTATCTAGCAACAAAATGGAGAAATCTATCGTAGTTAGCGAGGTAAAAAGAGTAAAACACCCAATGTACGGAAAGTTCGTATTAAAAACGAAGAAGTACGTTGCACATGACGAGAATAACGATTGCAACGAAGGTGATACTGTAAGGATCATGGAAACGCGTCCTATGAGTAAATCTAAACGTTGGAGATTAGTAGAAATCCTAGAAAGAGCTAAATAA
- the rpsM gene encoding 30S ribosomal protein S13: MARIAGIDIPKNKRGVIALTYIFGIGRSRAKEILEAANIDESIKVQDWTDDQIAAIREQVGTYKIEGELRSEVQLSIKRLMDIGCQRGIRHRLGLPLRGQRTKNNSRTRKGKRKTVANKKK; the protein is encoded by the coding sequence ATGGCAAGAATCGCAGGTATAGATATTCCAAAGAATAAAAGAGGTGTTATCGCTTTAACATATATCTTTGGTATAGGAAGAAGCAGAGCTAAAGAGATTTTAGAAGCTGCTAACATAGATGAAAGCATCAAAGTTCAAGATTGGACCGATGATCAAATTGCAGCAATTCGTGAGCAAGTTGGAACTTACAAAATTGAAGGTGAGTTGCGTTCTGAAGTTCAATTAAGCATTAAACGTTTAATGGACATCGGATGTCAAAGAGGTATTCGTCACAGACTTGGTTTACCATTACGTGGACAAAGAACAAAGAATAACTCTCGTACAAGAAAAGGTAAGAGAAAAACTGTAGCTAACAAGAAAAAATAA